The following coding sequences lie in one Zingiber officinale cultivar Zhangliang chromosome 2B, Zo_v1.1, whole genome shotgun sequence genomic window:
- the LOC122047455 gene encoding protein KRI1 homolog, with protein MAIDLFDGSDTSADEADLSTIEIDQTFAKRLEHNKRREAHQRLEELKRKGLAADSDTSDESDDDDDDDDDTDEDINLSGRNDLKFFETLVRVKNNDPEILRSDTKIYSSDEEESGKRRAVKERPLYLKDVNARHFIEEGPEFEDEPLKYNSKVYNEEQAEGIKAFLEAEKAAFASVDEEDDILKVKEKPGEAEKDEDAEKMDNNVNKYFGNDVDINDNEKYLKKYMGNKMWIPEKDKKPSIDHISDEDDELDKQDKYEAEYNFRFEEGGADRVLGHSRVVEGSVRKKTNSRKLQRKSKEERMAQAEFERKEELKHLKNLKKKEIHEKLEKIRAVAGIGDGGPVELDEDDLEEEFDPVEYDKKMNEMFGDDYYDAEDINPGFGSQEEGDLEKPDFNKEDELLGIGKEGFEAARERFLKQRHVAEEEEEEEEEAEEEPKQEDGKRKRKRKISLKEKVELDKELDEYYKLDYEDTIGDLKTRFKYRTVLANRYGLRPEDIWMANEKDLNQYVSLKRLAPYREKEWKVTYHQKLKKDLILQGESSNQQKMLKSKAGSSDQQPDGEENKLSRRSRRRHRQAELKLSHSRLMAYGKIPSKHPKRRS; from the coding sequence ATGGCGATCGACCTGTTTGATGGATCTGATACAAGCGCCGACGAAGCCGATCTGTCGACCATCGAAATCGATCAGACCTTCGCCAAGCGGCTGGAGCACAACAAACGGCGGGAGGCCCACCAGCGGCTGGAGGAGCTCAAGAGAAAGGGTCTCGCTGCCGATTCCGACACCTCTGACGAGtctgacgacgacgacgacgacgacgacgatacAGATGAGGATATCAACTTGTCCGGTAGGAACGACCTCAAGTTTTTCGAGACGCTCGTCAGGGTCAAGAATAATGACCCTGAGATCCTCCGCAGCGACACGAAGATCTATTCATCCGACGAGGAGGAGAGTGGGAAGCGGAGGGCTGTAAAGGAGAGACCTTTGTACCTGAAGGATGTCAATGCTCGGCACTTTATCGAAGAGGGGCCTGAATTCGAGGATGAGCCTCTAAAATACAACTCAAAGGTCTACAACGAAGAACAGGCCGAAGGTATCAAGGCATTCTTGGAAGCGGAGAAGGCTGCTTTTGCTTCGGTTGACGAGGAGGATGACATTCTCAAGGTGAAGGAGAAGCCTGGAGAGGCAGAGAAGGATGAGGATGCAGAAAAGATGGACAACAACGTGAATAAATATTTCGGAAACGATGTTGATATCAACGATAACGAGAAGTACTTGAAGAAGTACATGGGCAACAAAATGTGGATCCCTGAGAAGGATAAAAAACCATCTATTGATCATATCTCAGACGAAGATGATGAGCTCGATAAGCAGGACAAGTACGAGGCTGAGTACAATTTCAGGTTTGAGGAAGGAGGTGCAGATCGAGTATTGGGCCATTCGAGGGTTGTGGAGGGATCAGTGAGGAAGAAGACAAATAGTAGGAAATTGCAAAGGAAgagcaaggaggagaggatggcacAGGCAGAGTTCGAGCGGAAGGAAGAGTTAAAGCATCTGAAGAATCTGAAGAAGAAGGAGATTCATGAGAAGCTTGAGAAAATCCGAGCTGTTGCTGGGATTGGAGATGGTGGCCCTGTTGAGCTAGACGAGGATGATTTGGAGGAGGAATTTGATCCAGTGGAGTATGATAAGAAGATGAATGAAATGTTTGGGGATGATTATTATGATGCTGAGGATATCAATCCTGGATTTGGGAGTCAGGAGGAAGGAGATCTAGAGAAGCCAGATTTCAATAAGGAGGATGAActgcttggcattggaaaagagGGATTTGAGGCAGCTCGAGAAAGGTTTTTAAAACAGAGACATgtagcagaagaagaagaagaagaagaagaagaagcagaagaagaacccaagcaggaagatggcaagaggaagaggaagcgtAAAATCTCTCTCAAGGAGAAGGTAGAGCTTGATAAGGAATTGGACGAGTACTATAAACTAGATTATGAAGATACAATTGGGGACCTTAAAACTCGGTTCAAGTATAGAACCGTCCTGGCTAATAGATATGGTTTGCGTCCTGAGGATATTTGGATGGCGAACGAGAAGGATCTGAACCAATATGTTTCCTTGAAGAGGCTAGCCCCCTATAGGGAAAAAGAGTGGAAGGTTACATACCATCAGAAGCTGAAAAAGGACTTGATTCTTCAAGGAGAGAGCTCTAATCAGCAAAAGATGCTCAAATCAAAGGCTGGTTCGAGTGATCAGCAACCAGATGGTGAAGAAAATAAGTTGTCTCGGCGCAGTAGAAGACGACACCGTCAAGCAGAATTGAAACTTTCACATTCAAGGCTAAtggcatatggaaaaataccctcaAAGCATCCGAAGAGACGTAGCTAA